The Ferviditalea candida genome window below encodes:
- a CDS encoding IS91 family transposase yields the protein MLELQQVFARFAGSYLESHPVHAEGIKAAKAIVHCRTAALGGHVDHCDSCDGVKVSYNSCRNRNCPKCGNLKKEQWILDRTAELLPVPYFHAVFTVPHQLNPLFLANPSLMYAILCKAASATLVKLALDPKYLGAQIGVTMVLHTWGQNLSFHPHVHCIVPGGGLSLDGGTFVRSRKKFFIPVKVLSKVFRGKLLALVKQACFKQELKFVGSSLSFAEEESFQALLDTLYTLDWVVYCKKPFKSPFHVVKYLSRYTHKTAIYNNRLKGMDEAAVTFMYRDYKDQGKVKPLTLDAMEFIRRFMQHVLPSGFQRIRYYGILSNCNRKTKLHKCLRLTHRTIRPKVKLTARELIMKLTGKDISKCSCGGYWCRALSLAPSTG from the coding sequence ATGCTTGAGCTGCAGCAGGTGTTTGCTCGTTTCGCGGGATCGTATCTCGAGTCCCATCCGGTTCACGCTGAAGGGATCAAAGCCGCCAAAGCGATTGTCCATTGTCGTACAGCGGCTTTGGGCGGCCATGTCGATCATTGTGATTCTTGCGATGGGGTAAAGGTTTCCTACAATTCCTGCCGCAACCGTAACTGTCCCAAGTGCGGCAATTTGAAAAAGGAGCAGTGGATCCTGGATCGGACCGCCGAACTGCTTCCCGTTCCTTATTTTCATGCTGTTTTCACGGTACCCCACCAGCTCAATCCGTTGTTTCTCGCCAATCCGTCCTTGATGTACGCCATTCTTTGCAAGGCTGCATCGGCTACGCTGGTGAAGCTCGCGCTGGATCCCAAGTATCTCGGAGCACAAATTGGCGTTACGATGGTTCTGCATACGTGGGGGCAAAACTTGTCCTTCCATCCCCATGTCCACTGCATTGTGCCTGGCGGCGGGCTTTCGCTGGATGGCGGCACATTTGTCCGTTCCCGTAAAAAGTTCTTTATCCCGGTGAAGGTTCTGTCCAAAGTCTTTCGCGGCAAGCTTCTTGCCCTCGTGAAACAAGCCTGCTTCAAGCAAGAATTGAAGTTCGTCGGCAGTTCCTTGTCGTTTGCGGAGGAGGAGTCTTTTCAGGCATTGCTTGATACGCTCTACACCCTCGACTGGGTTGTTTATTGCAAGAAGCCGTTCAAAAGCCCCTTCCACGTCGTCAAATATTTGAGCCGGTACACCCATAAGACCGCCATTTACAATAACCGATTGAAAGGTATGGATGAGGCTGCCGTCACCTTCATGTACCGGGATTACAAGGATCAGGGAAAGGTCAAGCCCTTAACGCTGGATGCCATGGAATTTATTCGCCGATTTATGCAGCACGTGCTTCCCTCCGGATTTCAGCGCATTCGATATTACGGTATCCTCAGCAACTGTAACCGGAAAACCAAGCTGCATAAGTGTCTGCGCCTCACCCATAGAACCATCAGGCCCAAGGTGAAGCTGACCGCAAGGGAGCTTATTATGAAGCTTACCGGCAAAGATATTTCGAAATGCTCCTGTGGGGGCTATTGGTGCCGTGCGCTTTCGCTCGCCCCGAGTACAGGGTAA
- a CDS encoding tyrosine-type recombinase/integrase: MHNVIPSMIMAMELRGFAKSTQRTYLAHIRRFQAFCAKPLPDAGYEDVRAFLHHAITVRKVSSAYVNSAYGAIKFYFQSVLCREWNMLHVPRMKKKRFLPTILTPQEVHLLLEATSNLKHRAILSTIYSSGLRVNEAVHLRISDIDSTNMRILVRQSKGNKDRNTLLSGKNLLLLRHYWKSYRPSFWLFPGIPSTKPIAARTIQSVFKQSLLASGISKKVSIHSLRHSFATHLLNQGADILQIKELLGHANIQTTSLYLHLTHAQVLGLKSPLDHHTDGDDHA, encoded by the coding sequence ATGCATAATGTTATCCCGTCTATGATCATGGCCATGGAGCTGCGCGGTTTTGCCAAGAGTACGCAGCGAACCTATCTCGCCCACATTCGGCGCTTCCAAGCCTTTTGTGCCAAGCCACTTCCCGATGCCGGTTACGAGGACGTTCGGGCTTTTCTTCATCATGCCATTACCGTTCGAAAGGTCAGCTCCGCCTATGTGAATTCAGCTTATGGCGCGATCAAGTTTTATTTCCAATCTGTCCTTTGCCGGGAGTGGAATATGCTTCACGTCCCCCGTATGAAGAAAAAACGGTTTCTCCCCACCATCCTAACTCCACAAGAAGTCCATCTTCTCCTCGAAGCAACCTCCAATCTCAAGCATAGAGCCATTCTTTCTACGATCTACTCTTCCGGCCTTCGCGTCAATGAAGCCGTTCATCTGCGTATCTCCGATATCGACAGCACCAATATGCGTATTCTTGTCCGCCAGTCTAAAGGAAACAAGGACCGCAATACGCTTTTGTCCGGGAAGAATTTGCTGCTCCTCCGCCACTATTGGAAAAGCTATCGACCTTCCTTCTGGTTGTTTCCCGGCATTCCGTCTACCAAACCCATTGCTGCCCGGACGATTCAGTCCGTGTTCAAGCAATCCCTCCTGGCCTCCGGCATTTCGAAGAAGGTTTCTATTCATTCCCTGCGCCACAGCTTCGCGACTCATTTGCTGAACCAGGGAGCCGACATTTTACAAATTAAAGAACTCCTTGGTCATGCGAACATTCAAACGACTTCCTTGTACCTCCATCTGACTCACGCCCAGGTTCTCGGTTTGAAAAGCCCTCTCGATCACCACACGGATGGTGATGATCATGCTTGA